A region of Streptomyces sp. R44 DNA encodes the following proteins:
- a CDS encoding EamA family transporter, whose product MRPAHIALAALVAAVWGVNFVVIEIGLDHFPPLLFSALRFLVAALPAVFLVGRPKVAWKWIAGVGLVLGVAKFGLLFTGMDLGAPAGLSSLVLQVQAVFTALFAFAALGERPGRRQLLGMAVALAGIGVAAVDEGGSGPLVGFALVIAAAACWGVSNVLTRKAAPPDALNFMVWVSTVPVLPLLALSLLLEGPERDLAALRGLDWTGVGVIAYVAWITTVFGFGAWGWLLRRHPASSVAPFSLLVPVFGMSSAALVLGESVSPLRWCAAALLVGGVALTSLAPRRIPGRGAGQGAGRNSMAPAEPVAVSFPRPTSEERRA is encoded by the coding sequence ATGCGCCCCGCCCACATCGCCCTCGCCGCCCTGGTCGCCGCCGTCTGGGGAGTCAACTTCGTCGTCATCGAGATCGGCCTCGACCACTTCCCGCCGCTGCTCTTCTCCGCCCTCCGCTTCCTCGTCGCCGCCCTTCCGGCGGTGTTCCTCGTCGGCCGTCCGAAGGTCGCCTGGAAGTGGATCGCGGGCGTCGGACTCGTCCTCGGCGTGGCCAAGTTCGGGCTGCTCTTCACCGGTATGGACCTCGGCGCACCGGCCGGACTCTCCTCCCTCGTCCTCCAGGTCCAGGCCGTCTTCACGGCCCTCTTCGCCTTCGCCGCCCTCGGCGAACGCCCCGGGCGGCGCCAACTGCTCGGAATGGCGGTGGCCCTCGCCGGCATCGGCGTCGCCGCCGTCGACGAGGGCGGCTCGGGTCCGCTCGTCGGCTTCGCCCTGGTGATCGCCGCGGCGGCCTGCTGGGGCGTCTCCAACGTCCTGACCCGCAAGGCCGCACCGCCCGACGCCCTCAACTTCATGGTCTGGGTCAGTACGGTGCCGGTCCTGCCGCTCCTCGCCCTCTCCCTCCTCCTGGAGGGCCCCGAGCGCGACCTCGCGGCGCTGCGCGGGCTCGACTGGACGGGCGTCGGCGTCATCGCGTACGTCGCCTGGATCACGACCGTCTTCGGCTTCGGCGCCTGGGGCTGGCTCCTCCGCCGCCACCCCGCCTCCTCCGTCGCCCCCTTCTCCCTCCTCGTGCCCGTCTTCGGCATGTCCTCGGCCGCCCTCGTCCTGGGCGAGTCGGTGAGCCCGCTCCGCTGGTGCGCGGCGGCGCTGCTCGTCGGGGGAGTGGCGCTGACCTCGCTCGCACCGCGCCGGATCCCGGGACGGGGCGCGGGCCAGGGCGCGGGACGGAATTCCATGGCGCCCGCCGAGCCCGTGGCCGTATCGTTCCCCCGTCCCACCAGCGAGGAAAGGCGCGCATGA
- a CDS encoding AAA family ATPase → MTFENVIVDSTEPAPGTVLLAGIPGSGKSTVAAALAARFARAAHIEVDHLQELIVQGCHWPTPDGDPEADRQILLRARNGCLLADSFAAAGFLPVLDDVVVRRSHLDFYRAHAKAVPLHVVILAPGPDKAWERNNARHKKLTTNWAFLDEAMRAELSGEGVWIDNAEQTVEETVDAVLAATGLGAHADANGSAGS, encoded by the coding sequence ATGACCTTCGAGAACGTCATCGTCGACAGCACCGAACCCGCCCCCGGCACCGTCCTGTTGGCCGGCATCCCCGGCAGCGGGAAGTCCACGGTCGCGGCGGCCCTCGCGGCGCGGTTCGCCCGCGCCGCGCACATCGAGGTCGACCACCTCCAGGAGCTGATCGTCCAGGGCTGCCACTGGCCGACCCCGGACGGCGACCCGGAGGCGGACCGCCAGATCCTGCTGCGCGCCCGCAACGGCTGTCTGCTCGCGGACAGCTTCGCCGCGGCCGGCTTCCTGCCGGTCCTCGACGACGTGGTCGTACGCCGCTCCCATCTGGACTTCTACCGCGCCCACGCGAAGGCGGTCCCGCTCCACGTGGTGATCCTCGCCCCCGGCCCGGACAAGGCCTGGGAGCGCAACAACGCCCGCCACAAGAAGCTGACGACGAACTGGGCGTTCCTGGACGAGGCCATGCGCGCGGAACTCTCCGGCGAGGGCGTCTGGATCGACAACGCCGAGCAGACGGTCGAGGAGACGGTCGACGCGGTTCTCGCGGCGACGGGCCTGGGCGCCCACGCGGACGCGAACGGCTCCGCCGGCTCGTAG
- a CDS encoding LysR family transcriptional regulator, with product MLDLGRLRALHAVAVHGSVGAAATALGYTPSAVSQQIAKLERETRTTLLERSGRGIRLTDDAHQLASTARQLLALVEEAEVRLEERRGRPAGRLAIACFASAARGLMPRALAELARLHPDLDARLSEVDPHLSVDLVARGVIDLAVAHDWDIAPLPTPPGVAQVVIGDDLCDILVHRDHPLAARDSVRREELAEERWISQPPGTVCHDWLTRTLRATGYEPLIVHQAEENHTQVALVAAGLGIALVPRLGRGTLPPEVVPVRLDPTPTRRLHAMWRTGAARRPAIRETVRTLQELWPTIASAA from the coding sequence GTGCTGGATCTCGGCCGTCTGCGCGCCCTGCACGCCGTCGCCGTCCACGGCAGTGTCGGCGCCGCCGCCACCGCCCTCGGCTACACCCCGTCCGCGGTCTCGCAGCAGATCGCGAAGCTGGAGCGGGAGACCCGTACGACCCTGCTCGAACGCAGCGGCCGCGGCATCCGGCTCACCGACGACGCCCATCAACTCGCCTCCACCGCACGCCAGTTGCTCGCACTCGTCGAGGAGGCGGAGGTCCGGCTCGAAGAGCGGCGCGGCCGGCCCGCCGGGCGGCTCGCGATCGCCTGCTTCGCGAGCGCGGCGCGCGGTCTGATGCCCCGGGCGCTCGCCGAGCTGGCCCGGCTCCACCCGGACCTCGACGCCCGCCTCTCGGAGGTGGACCCGCACCTCTCGGTCGACCTGGTGGCGCGGGGCGTGATCGACCTGGCGGTGGCGCACGACTGGGACATCGCGCCGCTTCCGACGCCGCCGGGGGTCGCACAGGTGGTCATCGGCGACGACCTGTGCGACATCCTCGTCCACCGGGACCATCCGCTGGCGGCGCGGGACTCGGTGCGCCGGGAGGAGCTGGCCGAGGAGCGGTGGATCTCGCAGCCGCCGGGGACGGTCTGCCACGACTGGCTGACGCGGACGCTGCGGGCGACCGGGTACGAGCCGCTGATCGTCCATCAGGCGGAGGAGAACCACACCCAGGTGGCCCTGGTGGCGGCCGGTCTCGGCATCGCGCTCGTCCCGCGCCTGGGCCGCGGGACCCTGCCGCCGGAGGTCGTGCCGGTCCGGCTCGACCCGACGCCGACGCGCCGGCTGCACGCCATGTGGCGGACCGGTGCGGCGCGGCGCCCGGCGATCCGGGAGACGGTCCGTACGCTCCAGGAGCTCTGGCCCACGATCGCCTCGGCCGCCTGA
- a CDS encoding aminopeptidase: MRKSLRWALSLSVLIGTVGSTGVATAADTETGSAAVVDSQSTSTDIKDRILAIPGMSLIEEKPYAGYRYFVLNYEQPIDHKRPWAGTFQQRISILHKDTSRPTVFRTSGYGLSTTPSRTEPTRIIDGNQVSMEYRFFTPSRPQPADWSKLDIWQAASDQHRIYTALKSVYGKNWLSTGASKGGMTATYYERFYPRDMDGVVAYVAPNDVVNKEDSAYDRFFETVGTKDCRDRLNNMQREALVRREPLEKKYKAWAESEGATFNTVGSLDKAYEAVVLDFVWGFWQYYGQDVCDQIPDAATASDDVVYETIDAYSGWSAYTDQGLEYYTPYYYQAATELGSPTIKQPHLDGLSRYGYQPASSFVPSEIPMKFKPWVMRDVDDWVRKNANQMLFVYGGNDPWGSEKFRVGKGTRDSYVYVAPGMNHGANVAGLVQAERENATARILAWAGVPAPAVAAAKPLAAFDARVDAPVDEDTTREHGLRP; this comes from the coding sequence ATGCGCAAGTCGCTGAGATGGGCGCTGTCGCTTTCGGTGCTCATAGGCACCGTCGGGTCGACCGGTGTGGCTACCGCCGCGGACACGGAGACCGGCAGCGCGGCCGTCGTCGACTCGCAGAGCACGAGCACGGACATCAAGGACCGCATCCTGGCGATCCCCGGGATGAGCCTGATCGAGGAGAAGCCGTACGCCGGCTACCGCTACTTCGTCCTCAATTACGAGCAGCCGATCGACCACAAGCGCCCGTGGGCGGGCACGTTCCAGCAGCGGATCTCGATCCTCCACAAGGACACGAGCCGCCCGACCGTCTTCCGCACCAGCGGCTACGGTCTGTCCACCACGCCGAGCCGGACCGAGCCGACCCGGATCATCGACGGCAACCAGGTCTCCATGGAGTACCGCTTCTTCACGCCGTCCCGCCCGCAGCCGGCCGACTGGTCGAAGCTGGACATCTGGCAGGCGGCCAGCGACCAGCACCGCATCTACACGGCGCTGAAGTCGGTCTACGGGAAGAACTGGCTGTCCACGGGCGCCTCGAAGGGCGGCATGACCGCCACGTACTACGAGCGCTTCTACCCGCGCGACATGGACGGCGTCGTCGCGTACGTGGCGCCGAACGACGTGGTCAACAAGGAGGACTCGGCCTACGACCGGTTCTTCGAGACCGTCGGTACGAAGGACTGCCGCGACCGTCTGAACAACATGCAGCGCGAGGCCCTCGTCCGGCGCGAGCCGCTGGAGAAGAAGTACAAGGCCTGGGCCGAGTCCGAGGGCGCCACCTTCAACACGGTCGGCTCGCTCGACAAGGCGTACGAGGCCGTCGTCCTCGACTTCGTGTGGGGCTTCTGGCAGTACTACGGCCAGGACGTCTGCGACCAGATCCCGGACGCGGCGACCGCGAGCGACGACGTCGTGTACGAGACGATCGACGCGTACTCCGGCTGGTCCGCGTACACCGACCAGGGCCTGGAGTACTACACGCCGTACTACTACCAGGCGGCGACCGAGCTCGGCTCGCCCACCATCAAGCAGCCGCACCTCGACGGCCTGAGCCGCTACGGCTACCAGCCGGCCAGCAGCTTCGTGCCGAGCGAGATCCCCATGAAGTTCAAGCCGTGGGTCATGCGCGACGTCGACGACTGGGTCCGCAAGAACGCGAACCAGATGCTCTTCGTCTACGGCGGCAACGACCCGTGGGGCTCGGAGAAGTTCCGCGTCGGCAAGGGCACGCGTGACTCCTACGTGTACGTGGCGCCGGGCATGAACCACGGCGCGAACGTCGCCGGCCTCGTCCAGGCCGAGCGCGAGAACGCCACGGCCCGCATCCTGGCCTGGGCGGGCGTCCCGGCCCCGGCGGTGGCGGCGGCGAAGCCGCTCGCCGCGTTCGACGCCCGCGTCGACGCGCCGGTCGACGAGGACACCACCCGCGAACACGGCCTGCGCCCGTAG
- a CDS encoding ABC transporter ATP-binding protein, with protein sequence MAAVGEKQQGWARRLAGYAWRYKANTLLALGSSLAGMAVLALVPLVTKVIIDDVIGTKTRDLGVWTGLLIGAAVLVYVLTYVRRYYGGRLALDVQHDLRTDMYATVTRLDGRRQDELSTGQVVGRATSDLQLIQGLLFMLPMTIGNILLFLISLAVMAYLSIPLTLVALAVAPALWWIAKRSRTRLHPATWHAQQQAAVVAGVVDGAVTGVRVVKGFGQEDQETGKIREAGRKLFAGRLRTIRLNSKYTPALQAVPALGQVAVLALGGWLAYRHQITLGTFVAFSSYLASLVGPVRMLAMVLTVGQQARAGVERVYDLIDTEPVIKDGTKELPADAPATVEFDDVSFAYQDGRPVLDGFSLEIRPGETVAVVGASGSGKSTVSLLLPRFYDVTHGAVLVGGHDVRELTLDSLRAAVGLVPEDSFLFSDTVAANIAYGVPDATREQIETAARAAQADRFIAELPNGYDTKVGEHGLTLSGGQRQRVALARAILTDPRLLLLDDATSAVDAKVEHEIHEALKSVMAGRTTLLIAHRRSTLGLADRIAVLDDGRLADIGTHAELEQRSALFRRLLTDPEELGAVSPGHVMPPELPEDRTLRAELDAEFDAERGITPTLWVRDETTGRESPAPGATPELLAAVEALPPATDTPDIDEARAVSPEDAYGLRRLLRGFGVPLLISLGLVALDAGAGLLLPVLIRHGIDEGVNRLAIGAVWAASALALVTVLVQWVAQTAETRMTGRTGERVLYALRLKIFAQLQRLGLDYYERELTGRIMTRMTTDVDALSTFLQTGLVTAFVSVVTFFGIMVALLVLDLQLALVVFATLPVLAIATYYFRRSSVKAYELARERISVVNADLQESVSGLRIVQAFRRERSGAARFAERSDSYRQARVRGQWLISVYFPFVTLLSSVAAAAVMIVGANRIEAGTLTTGALVAYLLYIDLFFAPVQQLSQVFDGYQQAAVSLKRMQELLQEPTSTAAADAPLDVLSLRGEIAFEDVSFAYGDEEEALTGIDLRIPAGQTVAFVGETGAGKSTLVKLVARFYDPTGGRVTADGADLRDLDLTAYRHRLGVVPQEAYLFAGTIRDAIAYGRPDATDAEVEAAARAVGAHDMIATLDGGYLHEVAERGRNLSAGQRQLIALARAELVDPDILLLDEATAALDLATEAQVNQATDRLAGRRTTLVVAHRLTTAARADRVVVMDHGRVAEDGTHDELLALGGRYATLWNTFIGEAEPERV encoded by the coding sequence GTGGCGGCGGTCGGGGAGAAACAGCAGGGCTGGGCGCGCAGGCTGGCCGGGTACGCGTGGCGGTACAAGGCGAACACGCTGCTCGCGCTCGGGTCCTCCCTGGCCGGCATGGCCGTCCTCGCGCTCGTTCCGCTCGTCACCAAGGTGATCATCGACGACGTCATCGGGACGAAGACCCGGGACCTCGGCGTCTGGACGGGGCTGCTCATCGGCGCCGCCGTCCTCGTCTACGTCCTCACCTACGTCCGCCGCTACTACGGCGGCCGGCTCGCCCTCGACGTCCAGCACGATCTGCGGACCGACATGTACGCCACCGTCACCCGGCTCGACGGGCGGCGGCAGGACGAGCTGTCCACGGGGCAGGTCGTCGGGCGGGCCACCAGCGACCTCCAGCTGATCCAGGGCCTCCTCTTCATGCTCCCGATGACCATCGGGAACATCCTGCTCTTCCTCATCTCGCTGGCCGTCATGGCCTATCTGTCGATCCCGCTCACCCTCGTCGCGCTCGCCGTCGCCCCCGCCCTCTGGTGGATCGCCAAGCGCAGCCGCACCCGTCTCCACCCGGCCACCTGGCACGCGCAGCAGCAGGCCGCCGTCGTCGCCGGGGTCGTCGACGGGGCCGTGACCGGCGTCCGGGTCGTCAAGGGCTTCGGCCAGGAGGACCAGGAGACCGGCAAGATCCGCGAGGCCGGGCGGAAGCTGTTCGCGGGGCGCCTGCGGACCATCCGGCTGAACTCGAAGTACACCCCCGCCCTCCAGGCCGTGCCCGCCCTCGGCCAGGTCGCGGTCCTCGCGCTCGGCGGCTGGCTCGCCTACCGGCACCAGATCACCCTCGGCACCTTCGTCGCCTTCTCCTCCTATCTGGCCTCCCTCGTCGGCCCGGTCCGCATGCTCGCCATGGTCCTCACCGTCGGCCAGCAGGCCCGCGCCGGCGTCGAGCGGGTCTACGACCTCATCGACACCGAGCCGGTGATCAAGGACGGCACCAAGGAGCTGCCCGCCGACGCCCCCGCCACCGTCGAGTTCGACGACGTCTCCTTCGCCTACCAAGACGGGCGGCCCGTCCTCGACGGCTTCTCGCTGGAGATCCGGCCCGGCGAGACCGTCGCCGTCGTCGGCGCCTCCGGCTCCGGCAAGTCCACCGTCTCGCTCCTCCTGCCCCGCTTCTACGACGTCACCCACGGCGCCGTCCTCGTCGGCGGCCACGACGTCCGCGAGCTCACCCTCGACTCCCTGCGCGCCGCCGTCGGCCTCGTCCCCGAGGACTCCTTCCTCTTCTCCGACACCGTCGCCGCGAACATCGCGTACGGCGTCCCCGACGCCACCCGCGAGCAGATCGAGACCGCCGCCCGCGCCGCCCAGGCGGACCGTTTCATCGCCGAGCTCCCCAACGGCTACGACACCAAGGTCGGCGAGCACGGCCTCACCCTCTCCGGCGGCCAGCGCCAGCGCGTCGCCCTCGCCCGCGCGATCCTCACCGACCCCCGGCTGCTCCTCCTCGACGACGCCACCTCCGCCGTCGACGCCAAGGTCGAGCACGAGATCCACGAGGCCCTGAAGTCCGTGATGGCGGGCCGTACGACCCTGCTCATCGCCCACCGCCGCTCCACCCTCGGCCTGGCCGACCGCATCGCCGTCCTCGACGACGGCCGCCTCGCCGACATCGGCACCCACGCCGAGCTGGAGCAGCGCTCCGCGCTCTTCCGCCGCCTCCTCACCGACCCCGAGGAGCTCGGCGCCGTCTCGCCCGGCCACGTCATGCCGCCCGAGCTCCCCGAGGACCGCACGCTGCGGGCCGAGCTGGACGCCGAGTTCGACGCCGAGCGGGGCATCACCCCCACCCTGTGGGTACGGGACGAGACCACCGGCCGCGAGAGCCCGGCGCCCGGAGCCACCCCCGAACTCCTCGCCGCCGTCGAGGCCCTTCCGCCCGCCACCGACACCCCCGACATCGACGAGGCCCGCGCCGTGTCGCCCGAGGACGCGTACGGCCTCCGCCGGCTGCTCCGCGGCTTCGGCGTCCCGCTGCTCATCAGCCTCGGCCTGGTCGCCCTCGACGCGGGCGCGGGCCTGCTGCTTCCGGTCCTGATCCGGCACGGCATCGACGAGGGCGTGAACCGGCTCGCGATCGGCGCCGTCTGGGCGGCCTCCGCCCTCGCCCTCGTCACCGTCCTCGTGCAGTGGGTCGCGCAGACCGCCGAGACCCGGATGACCGGCCGCACCGGCGAACGGGTCCTGTACGCGCTGCGCCTGAAGATCTTCGCCCAGCTCCAGCGGCTCGGCCTCGACTACTACGAGCGCGAGCTCACCGGCCGGATCATGACCCGGATGACGACGGACGTCGACGCCCTGTCGACGTTCCTGCAGACGGGCCTGGTCACCGCCTTCGTCTCGGTCGTGACCTTCTTCGGCATCATGGTCGCGCTGCTCGTGCTCGACCTCCAGCTCGCCCTGGTCGTCTTCGCGACCCTGCCGGTGCTCGCGATCGCCACGTACTACTTCCGCCGCTCCAGCGTGAAGGCGTACGAGCTGGCGCGCGAGCGGATCAGCGTCGTCAACGCCGACCTCCAGGAGTCCGTCTCCGGCCTCCGCATCGTGCAGGCCTTCCGCCGCGAGCGCTCGGGCGCGGCCCGGTTCGCGGAGCGCAGCGACTCGTACCGCCAGGCGCGCGTCCGGGGCCAGTGGCTGATCTCGGTCTACTTCCCGTTCGTGACCCTGCTGTCCTCCGTCGCGGCCGCCGCCGTCATGATCGTCGGCGCGAACCGCATCGAGGCCGGCACCCTCACCACCGGCGCCCTCGTCGCCTACCTCCTCTACATCGACCTCTTCTTCGCCCCCGTGCAGCAGCTCTCGCAGGTCTTCGACGGCTACCAGCAGGCCGCCGTCTCGCTGAAGCGCATGCAGGAGCTCCTCCAGGAGCCGACGTCGACGGCCGCCGCCGACGCGCCCCTGGACGTGCTCTCGCTGCGCGGCGAGATCGCCTTCGAGGACGTGTCGTTCGCGTACGGGGACGAGGAGGAGGCCCTCACCGGGATCGACCTGCGCATCCCCGCCGGGCAGACCGTCGCCTTCGTCGGCGAGACCGGCGCCGGCAAGTCCACCCTGGTCAAGCTGGTCGCCCGGTTCTACGACCCGACGGGCGGCCGGGTCACCGCCGACGGCGCCGACCTGCGCGACCTCGACCTCACCGCGTACCGCCACCGGCTCGGCGTCGTCCCCCAGGAGGCGTACCTCTTCGCCGGGACGATCCGCGACGCCATCGCGTACGGCCGCCCCGACGCCACCGACGCCGAGGTCGAGGCGGCGGCCCGCGCGGTCGGCGCGCACGACATGATCGCCACGCTCGACGGCGGCTACCTCCACGAGGTCGCCGAGCGCGGCCGCAACCTGTCCGCCGGGCAGCGCCAGCTGATCGCCCTCGCCCGCGCCGAGCTCGTCGACCCGGACATCCTGCTCCTGGACGAGGCCACGGCGGCCCTGGACCTGGCGACCGAGGCCCAGGTCAACCAGGCCACCGACCGGCTCGCGGGCCGCCGCACGACCCTCGTCGTCGCCCACCGCCTGACGACGGCGGCGCGCGCGGACCGGGTGGTCGTGATGGACCACGGCCGGGTGGCGGAGGACGGCACCCACGACGAACTCCTGGCCCTGGGCGGCCGGTACGCGACGCTGTGGAACACGTTCATCGGGGAGGCGGAGCCGGAGCGGGTCTGA
- a CDS encoding glycoside hydrolase family 3 protein codes for MHHRAPAPSRRTLLTVTAAAAAAAVTGFTAPAAHAETDVRATDLRLQRIIDGMSLEEKVGQLFVMRVYGHSATAPDQADIDANLKEIGVRTAAELVERYHVGGVIYFSWAHNTRDPQQIAALSNGIQQAALAQPTPVPVLISTDQEHGIVCRVGKPATLLPGAMALGAGGSHADARKAAEIAGEELAAVGIRQNYAPVADVNVNPANPVIGVRSFGSDPQAVAGLVAAQVKGYQRAGVAATSKHFPGHGDTAVDSHFGLPTITHTREQWAELDAPPFRSAIDAGIDSIMTAHIVVPALDPSEDPATLSRPILTGILREQLGYDGVVVTDSLGMEGVRTKYGDERVPVLALKAGVDQLLNPPKLDVAWNAVLKAVRDGELTEARLDESILRILRLKAKLGLFRQAYATRAAVDRVVGTDSHLAHADRIAEATTTLLVNEDGFLPLSPASHRSVLVVGADPASPSGTTGPPTTTLATALSELGFTATALSTGITPTAARIEEAVGAAAGKDVVVVGTYNVSATSPQRTLVARLVASGVPVVTVAIRNPYDVARLGGQRAALAAYSWTDVELRAAVRVLAGRARPRGRLPVPIQHADDPTKVLYPVGYGLSYDR; via the coding sequence GTGCACCACCGCGCCCCCGCCCCCTCCCGACGCACCCTCCTCACGGTGACCGCCGCAGCCGCCGCGGCGGCCGTCACCGGCTTCACCGCCCCCGCCGCCCACGCGGAGACCGACGTCCGGGCCACCGACCTGAGACTCCAGCGGATCATCGACGGGATGTCGCTGGAGGAGAAGGTCGGCCAGCTCTTCGTGATGCGGGTCTACGGCCACTCCGCCACCGCCCCCGACCAAGCCGACATCGACGCCAACCTCAAGGAGATCGGCGTCCGCACCGCCGCCGAACTGGTCGAGCGCTACCACGTCGGCGGAGTCATCTACTTCTCCTGGGCCCACAACACCCGCGACCCGCAGCAGATCGCCGCCCTCTCCAACGGCATCCAGCAGGCCGCGCTCGCCCAGCCCACGCCGGTCCCGGTGCTCATCTCCACCGACCAGGAGCACGGCATCGTCTGCCGGGTCGGCAAGCCCGCCACCCTGCTGCCCGGGGCGATGGCCCTCGGCGCCGGCGGCTCGCACGCGGACGCCCGCAAGGCCGCGGAGATCGCGGGCGAGGAACTCGCCGCCGTCGGCATCCGGCAGAACTACGCCCCCGTCGCCGACGTGAACGTCAACCCGGCCAACCCCGTCATCGGGGTCCGCTCCTTCGGCTCCGACCCGCAGGCCGTCGCCGGGCTCGTCGCCGCCCAGGTCAAGGGGTACCAGCGGGCCGGGGTCGCGGCCACCTCCAAGCACTTCCCGGGGCACGGCGACACCGCCGTCGACAGCCACTTCGGCCTGCCGACGATCACCCACACCCGGGAGCAGTGGGCCGAGCTCGACGCGCCGCCGTTCCGGTCCGCGATCGACGCCGGCATCGACTCGATCATGACCGCGCACATCGTGGTCCCCGCGCTCGACCCCAGCGAGGACCCGGCGACGCTCTCCCGGCCCATCCTCACCGGCATCCTGCGCGAGCAGCTCGGCTACGACGGCGTGGTGGTCACCGACTCCCTCGGCATGGAGGGCGTACGCACCAAGTACGGGGACGAGCGCGTCCCGGTCCTCGCCCTCAAGGCCGGCGTCGACCAGCTGCTCAACCCGCCCAAGCTCGACGTCGCCTGGAACGCGGTCCTGAAGGCCGTCAGGGACGGCGAACTGACGGAGGCCCGGCTCGACGAATCGATCCTGCGGATCCTGCGGCTCAAGGCGAAGCTGGGGCTGTTCCGGCAGGCGTACGCGACCCGGGCGGCCGTCGACCGGGTCGTCGGCACAGACTCCCACCTCGCCCACGCGGACCGGATCGCCGAGGCCACCACGACGCTCCTCGTCAACGAGGACGGCTTCCTGCCGCTGAGCCCGGCGTCCCACCGCTCGGTGCTCGTCGTCGGCGCCGACCCGGCCTCTCCGTCCGGTACGACGGGGCCGCCGACGACGACGCTCGCGACGGCGCTCTCGGAGCTGGGCTTCACCGCGACGGCACTGTCGACCGGGATCACGCCGACGGCCGCGAGGATCGAGGAGGCGGTGGGGGCGGCGGCGGGCAAGGACGTCGTCGTCGTGGGTACGTACAACGTGTCCGCGACCAGCCCTCAGCGCACGCTGGTGGCGCGGCTCGTGGCTTCGGGGGTGCCGGTGGTGACGGTCGCGATCCGGAACCCTTACGACGTCGCGCGTCTGGGCGGCCAGCGGGCGGCCCTCGCCGCGTACTCCTGGACGGACGTCGAACTCCGGGCCGCCGTCCGCGTCCTGGCGGGCCGGGCCCGGCCCCGGGGCCGGCTCCCGGTCCCGATCCAGCACGCGGACGACCCGACGAAGGTCCTGTACCCGGTGGGATACGGGCTGTCTTACGACCGCTGA